The genomic stretch CGATATTTTCATCCGCTAAGCGACCATTATTCAGAAACCTGACGCTGATTTTTCCGCTTCCGTCAGGCCTTTCTGGCCATTGAGCGTCGCTTTTAACTGACCTTCATCCAGCTGATCGCACCATTTTGCGACCACGATGGTTGCCACGCCGTTACCGACCAGATTGGTCAGCGCACGGGCTTCCGACATAAAGCGGTCAATCCCCAGAATCAGTGCCAGCCCTGCAACCGGTAAGTGACCGACCGCAGAGAGTGTCGCCGCCAGAACGATAAACCCGCTTCCGGTCACGCCCGCCGCCCCTTTCGATGACAACAACAGCACGACAATCAGGGTGATCTGATGCCAGATATCCATGTGGGTATTGGTCGCCTGCGCGATAAATACCGCCGCCATGGTCAGGTAAATCGAGGTGCCGTCGAGGTTAAACGAGTAGCCGGTCGGGATAACCAGCCCCACCACCGATTTCTTGCAACCCAGACGCTCCATTTTATCCAACATGCGTGGCAGCGCGGATTCAGAAGACGACGTGCCCAACACGATCAGCAGTTCTTCTTTAATGTAGTTAACAAACTTGAAGATGCTGAAGCCGGTGAAGCGGGCGATCAGCCCCAGCACCACAACCACAAACAGAATACAGGTCAGGTAGAAGCACAGAATAAGCTGACCGAGCTGCAACAACGAACCGACGCCATATTTGCCAATCGTGAACGCCATCGCCCCGAATGCCCCTAACGGTGCGAGACGCATGATCATATTGATGATGCCGAAAATGACCTGCGAGAAGCTTTCGATCACGTTGAAAATCAGCTGGCCTTTGTGGCCCAT from Rahnella sikkimica encodes the following:
- a CDS encoding dicarboxylate/amino acid:cation symporter, with amino-acid sequence MKKSLFKSLYFQVLTAITLGILLGHFYPDLGAQMKPLGDGFVKLIKMIIAPVIFCTVVTGIAGMESMKAVGRTGAIALLYFEIVSTLALIIGLVIVNIVQPGAGMNVDPAALDAKAVAVYAEQAQSQGIIPFLLDIIPSSVIGAFASGNILQVLMFAVLFGFALHRMGHKGQLIFNVIESFSQVIFGIINMIMRLAPLGAFGAMAFTIGKYGVGSLLQLGQLILCFYLTCILFVVVVLGLIARFTGFSIFKFVNYIKEELLIVLGTSSSESALPRMLDKMERLGCKKSVVGLVIPTGYSFNLDGTSIYLTMAAVFIAQATNTHMDIWHQITLIVVLLLSSKGAAGVTGSGFIVLAATLSAVGHLPVAGLALILGIDRFMSEARALTNLVGNGVATIVVAKWCDQLDEGQLKATLNGQKGLTEAEKSASGF